The following proteins are co-located in the Vigna angularis cultivar LongXiaoDou No.4 chromosome 2, ASM1680809v1, whole genome shotgun sequence genome:
- the LOC108327286 gene encoding protein LURP-one-related 15 — translation MAEKISVINPSYCVPHSVSIQINTEKGIAYSEKDDRLFYIKDISFSLRDRRVLCDDTQKPIVTFYNKIMTVREQWKVLKGESNDSSDLVFWVKEVKKSSTIPSEITKLNVFLAGNKEEKKSDFRVIIYGSKHSCTVYAGESPTIIAKMENNGGFNVLVYPNVDYAFIVALLMIVKDVYYSNESKGSGQSNSAAIKMISTSLSLDSHD, via the exons ATGGCAGAGAAAATCTCAGTGATCAATCCTTCATACTGTGTTCCTCACTCTGTCAGTATACAAATTAATACTGAGAAAGGAATCGCTTACAGTGAAAAGGATGATCGTCTCTTCTATATTAAGGATATCTCTTTCTCACTTCGCGACCGTCGTGTCTTATGCGATGATACACAAAAGCCCATCGTCACTTTCTACAATAAG ATTATGACGGTGCGTGAGCAATGGAAAGTTTTGAAGGGTGAAAGCAATGATTCATCTGATTTGGTATTTTGGGTGAAGGAAGTCAAGAAATCGTCGACGATCCCTTCTGAGATTACTAAATTAAACGTGTTCCTCGCAGGCAacaaagaggaaaagaaaagcgACTTTAGAGTGATCATTTATGGAAGTAAACACTCGTGCACTGTTTATGCCGGTGAATCTCCTACCATTATAGCTAAA ATGGAGAATAATGGTGGCTTCAATGTCTTGGTGTATCCCAACGTGGACTACGCATTCATAGTGGCACTGCTTATGATTGTCAAGGACGTGTATTATTCTAATGAGTCCAAAGGTAGTGGACAAAGTAACAGTGCTGCCATAAAAATGATTTCAACATCTTTATCGCTTGATTCACACGACTAA
- the LOC128195571 gene encoding two-component response regulator-like APRR7 encodes MLALPKVDRHRDSATPNFHLHYENNNCTDDMHQLPPNHDAESAKKLATAATPHCGSSNVVEVLVECNVGNLSINRSVSGSNNGSNGQNGGSTAVNAGGTNMESNNGLPGNSGSGDASGSRSANRVDQNKTSQREAALTKFRQKRRERKERCFHKKTVALPSSDSHVQN; translated from the exons ATGCTGGCACTACCTAAAGTAGACAGACATAGAGATTCTGCTACTCCAAACTTCCATCTCCATTATGAAAACAATAACTGTACTGATGACATGCACCAGTTGCCACCTAATCATGATGCTGAATCTGCAAAGAAATTGGCTACTGCTGCTACTCCACATTGTGGTTCATCAAATGTGGTAGAAGTGCTAGTTGAATGTAATGTTGGGAACCTCAGTATCAATAGAAGTGTTTCAGGAAGCAACAATGGAAGCAATGGCCAAAATGGGGGCAGCACAGCAGTTAATGCTGGAGGAACAAACATGGAAAGCAACAATGGACTCCCTGGGAATAGTGGCAGTGGCGATGCTAGTGGAAGTAGAAGTGCCAACAGAGTAGATCAAAACAAGACTTCTCAAAGGGAAGCAGCCTTAACTAAATTTCgccaaaagagaagagaaagaaaggagagGTGCTTTCATAAAAAG ACAGTGGCACTCCCTTCAAGTGACAGTCATGTCCAGAACTAG
- the LOC108328849 gene encoding protein LURP-one-related 15, with amino-acid sequence MGDQVSVINPFYCSADSITLQVNTDKGVTYNEKGDRLFYMDDTFFTLHNRRVLYDDTQKPIVTLYNKAVTIHERCKVFKGESTDSSELLFSVEKTNKSIPPGIAKLNVFLANNEDKKESDFRVIIYGSKNSCTVYAGESPIIVAKVENNGGFNVMVYPNVDYAFIVALLMIVKDMKFSNGSTDSTQNSIALSLSL; translated from the exons ATGGGCGATCAGGTCTCAGTTATCAACCCTTTCTACTGTTCAGCTGATTCTATCACTTTACAGGTTAATACAGATAAAGGAGTGACTTACAATGAAAAGGGTGATCGTCTCTTTTATATGGACGATACTTTTTTTACACTTCACAACCGTCGTGTTTTATATGATGATACACAAAAACCCATCGTCACTCTGTACAATAAG GCCGTGACGATTCATGAGCGATGCAAAGTTTTCAAGGGTGAAAGCACCGATTCATCTGAATTGCTGTTTTCCGTGGAAAAAACCAATAAATCGATTCCACCTGGGATTGCAAAATTGAATGTGTTCCTCGCAAACAATGAAGACAAAAAAGAAAGTGACTTTAGAGTGATCATTTATGGAAGTAAAAACTCTTGCACAGTTTATGCCGGTGAATCTCCTATCATCGTAGCCAAA GTGGAGAATAATGGTGGCTTCAATGTCATGGTCTATCCTAACGTGGACTACGCATTCATAGTGGCACTACTTATGATTGTTAAGGATATGAAATTCTCTAATGGGTCCACTGATAGTACACAAAACAGTATTGCTCTATCGTTATCGCTTTGA
- the LOC108328712 gene encoding protein LURP-one-related 15, whose amino-acid sequence MENKVSVINPSYCVPHPVSIQINTEKGVAYSEKDDRLFYINDTYFSLHDRRVLYDDSNNPIVTFYNKSSEECKVFKGESSDSSKFLFRVKKMKKSSTIPSGITKLNVFLANNRDEEKSDFRVIIYGSKRSCSVYAGESPTIVAQVENNGGFKVSVYPNVDYAFIVALLMIVKDTECSDTEEKIDALSAIQMTSSILSLV is encoded by the exons ATGGAAAACAAAGTCTCAGTTATCAATCCTTCATATTGTGTTCCTCACCCTGTCAGTATACAAATTAATACTGAGAAAGGAGTCGCTTACAGTGAGAAGGATGATCGTCTCTTCTATATTAATGATACCTATTTCTCACTTCACGACCGTCGTGTCTTATATGATGATTCAAACAACCCCATCGTCACTTTCTACAATAAG TCTTCAGAAGAATGCAAAGTTTTCAAGGGTGAAAGCAGTGATTCATCTAAATTTCTATTTCgggtgaagaaaatgaagaaatcgTCAACGATTCCGTCTGGAATTACTAAACTAAACGTGTTCCTTGCAAACAACCGAGACGAAGAGAAAAGTGACTTTAGAGTGATCATTTATGGAAGTAAACGGTCGTGCAGTGTTTATGCAGGGGAATCTCCTACCATTGTAGCTCAA GTGGAGAATAATGGTGGCTTCAAAGTTTCGGTCTATCCCAACGTGGACTACGCATTCATAGTGGCTCTACTTATGATTGTTAAGGATACGGAATGTTCTGATACTGAAGAAAAAATAGATGCTCTTAGTGCCATACAAATGACTTCAAGCATTTTATCGCTTGTATAA